The following proteins are encoded in a genomic region of Zea mays cultivar B73 chromosome 9, Zm-B73-REFERENCE-NAM-5.0, whole genome shotgun sequence:
- the LOC109942262 gene encoding hydroxycinnamoyltransferase 4: protein MAMVELLSTELVVPAEETPAGAVWLSNLDLAARRGYTPTVYFYRTNGKPEFFETDAVKDSLARALVSFYPLAGRLGLDAATGRVQIDCTGEGAVFVTARWEQYALDELVGEFVPCDEMRALLVPPTPAPNPPCPLLFAQVTRLRCGGVVLGLALHHSVVDARSAAHFVETWASIARGGAGAGAGNPLPPCFDHRLLSARPPGARAVAYDHPEYKAEAPAAADGGAGGGAAAGYASAIVTLSKAQVAALKARCAGASTFRAVVALVWQCACRARALPADAETRLFSMVDMRARLAPPLPPGYFGNAVVRTSALATAGEVTGNPVGYAARRALAATSPGDDYARSLVDYLEGVDAMNLPRSGISRAHLRAISWMGMSLHDSDFGWGAPVFMGPALMYYSGFVYVMQAPGKEGAVALALSLEPESMPEFRKVFAQELARLQAI from the coding sequence ATGGCAATGGTGGAGCTGTTGTCGACTGAGCTGGTCGTCCCAGCCGAGGAGACGCCGGCGGGCGCCGTGTGGCTGTCCAACCTCGACCTGGCCGCGCGGCGCGGGTACACGCCCACGGTCTACTTCTACCGAACGAACGGCAAGCCGGAGTTCTTCGAGACCGACGCCGTGAAGGACAGCCTGGCCCGGGCGCTGGTGTCGTTCTACCCGCTGGCGGGCCGCCTGGGGCTGGACGCCGCCACCGGGCGCGTGCAGATAGACTGCACGGGGGAGGGCGCGGTGTTCGTGACGGCGCGGTGGGAGCAGTACGCGCTGGACGAGCTGGTGGGCGAGTTCGTGCCGTGCGACGAGATGCGGGCGCTGCTGGTGCCGCCCACGCCCGCGCCGAACCCGCCGTGCCCGCTGCTGTTCGCGCAGGTCACCCGCCTCCGCTGCGGGGGCGTCGTGCTCGGCCTCGCCCTGCACCACTCGGTCGTGGACGCCAGGAGCGCCGCCCACTTCGTGGAGACGTGGGCGAgcatcgcccgcggcggcgccggcgCTGGCGCCGGCAACCCCCTGCCGCCCTGCTTCGACCACAGGCTGCTGAGCGCGCGGCCCCCCGGCGCGCGCGCGGTGGCGTACGACCACCCGGAGTACAAGGCCGAGGCACCGGCGGCGGCGGATGGCGGTGCTGGTGGCGGCGCCGCCGCCGGCTACGCGAGCGCCATCGTGACGCTGAGCAAGGCGCAGGTGGCGGCGCTGAAGGCGCGGTGCGCGGGCGCGTCCACGTTCCGCGCCGTGGTGGCGCTGGTGTGGCAGTGCGCGTGCCGCGCGCGGGCGCTGCCGGCCGACGCCGAGACGCGGCTCTTCTCCATGGTGGACATGCGCGCGCGCCTGGCGCCGCCGCTCCCTCCGGGCTACTTCGGCAACGCGGTGGTGCGCACGTCGGCGCTGGCCACGGCCGGGGAGGTGACGGGCAACCCCGTGGGGTACGCGGCGCGGCGCGCGCTGGCGGCGACCAGCCCCGGGGACGACTACGCGCGGTCGCTGGTGGACTACCTGGAGGGCGTGGACGCCATGAACCTGCCCCGCAGCGGCATCTCGCGCGCGCACCTGCGCGCCATCAGCTGGATGGGCATGTCGCTGCACGACTCCGACTTCGGCTGGGGCGCGCCCGTGTTCATGGGGCCCGCGCTCATGTACTACAGCGGCTTCGTGTACGTGATGCAGGCGCCCGGGAAGGAGGGCGCCGTCGCGCTCGCGCTGTCGCTGGAGCCCGAGAGCATGCCGGAGTTCAGGAAGGTGTTCGCACAGGAGCTCGCGAGGCTCCAGGCGATATGA